The following nucleotide sequence is from Cicer arietinum cultivar CDC Frontier isolate Library 1 chromosome 2, Cicar.CDCFrontier_v2.0, whole genome shotgun sequence.
CAATCTCCCTCCTTTTCTCATTAATTTTTTCCTTCATCTCATCCTCAACCCTAACCCTCTTACTATTCTCTTCAACTTCTCTCTTTTCAATTACTCCAATTTTCCTCTCCAAATCCCTAACCGTCATTTTCATATCCGCGTTTCCTTGTTTCAATTCTTTCCCTTCTCTTTTCTATCACTACTTACGCTTTCGCTTCCTCCACTTCTTTCTTAAGTCTTTATGTCTCTGCCTTCAACTAACTGTTGAATCCAATTCGCTTTACAATTTATCAATCTGCGTCTCACCTGGTTTTGGGAAAACAAAAATTGGgaaaaaatttggatttttgcAGTAGAAAACTTTGATcctttatttgttttttcaataTCTTCGAAAGAACAGAAACATGGATGCGCAAGCCAAGAAAAAAGCATTGTTTCGTGCCAAATTGAATGCTCAGAAGAAGGACAAACGCATAGAATCTCCCCTTGTTAGGTTGGTTCATACTTTAATTTGAAGCACTTCATTCCCTTATTTCTAATGGTTTCAATTTAATTTCGCTTTTTTATGTTTACAAACGTCGATTTATTTATTGAGTTGTTAGTTTTTTTACTCATTATATTACTTTAGTTAAAAATTCACACCCATATGGTTTTATTTGCTATTCTTTATTAAAAACTGGAACTTTAGTAACTTGTGCCCTTTTGTTGATTTAGTTGATTTTATGTTATGATTTGAGATGTGCCCTTAGCTACTCGTGTACGTTTGTGCTTGTTAATCTACGTAGCGCCAACACTTTAGATTGAAGGTGTTGGTGTCTTGTCGGGTGTCTGTGTTGGTGCTTCATGCCTGTTTCTTGGCTTGGCAAAAAGTTATACTTTCTCAAGATGATTTGTATGCATTTTTAGTCAgtgttattattttgattgttgcTGTTTTTCTGTGCATATGCATACAGGTATAATGAATTTGATCAGCCTGTTTGCCGGGTTTGTGAAGTTGTTTTGAAGTCTGAGTCCCTATGGGATGCACACCAAGTTTCTCGTAAGCATCGTGAGGTGATGATATTTACAATGTCGTTCGTGTtctgtatttgatttttgtttcaaaactcTTTTCTATTGTTTATATTGTTTTATGGACagtcaaatattattttggtttaGGCAATAAGTAACCTTAAAGCTAATGCGGCCGGTTTAACTAAGCATAACAATGCGAAGACTGATATTCCAAAGGCTAAACCTGAACAGCCTTCAGCCTCACAGTTCAAAGTTCCTCAAAGTTCACAGGAAGTGCCTAAACCTCAGTCATCATCAGTTCTTCCATCAGATTTTTTTGACAACAATGATGCAAAAAAAGACAAGATCTGGTAAGGATTTGGTTTAGAAAAACGAAGTTGTATGTGTTTACATTCgtgtacattttaaaaatatggagCTGCATTTGCACACTATAGACACATAATGTGTTCTTGCGCACATATTTTCTAACCTTCAGCTTGTTCATTTACACTACTTTCGAGAGAGTCAATTGGGCAAGAGATGAAAATATTTAGGTTAAAACTAGGAAACGGTCACAGGTTGCTTCTAGCTGGTTGTGTTCCATTGCAGGCTTACAATATGGTTATCCTACACCAATCATAATAGATTGCGATTCTAGGTGTGGATGGTGttagaatatatgaaaaaactTTAGAGCAATTTCGAGCATATCAAATTATCTCTTTGGATTGATTTCATATTGATACTGGTAGTGATTGGTTATGATAATTGCACTAACTGCATTATGTTATAGCTTTATTTTCCTTGTACTGGGTTGTTTCTGTTAGCTTGCTTTGCAGTAGTTTGTGAGGCTGTTTCTGTTTCCTTGTATTGAGCATTCCTAGTCAGTTAGTAACTGTTAAAACTTGTTAGAAGCTTCATAGTCAAATACAATTGCTAACTGTCATTCCCTCTGGTCCTATTTATAAGAGACATTTTAGTTATTGTTTTGGTCCTAAATATAAGAGACATAGTACATGTCTCTAAGCCCTACATCTATTTGTCTCATTGTTGTTCCCTTACTGCAACCTTAGGTTATCTCATTTACAGTTTGACTCCATCTATCCAAATGCAGTTTGGTCTTGGCTATCCTAGATAAAGTTTGGTGGTGATATTGCAAATTATGTTTGACCCCATCTATCCAAATGCAGTTTGGCCTTGGCTAACCCCAGGTGCACTTTGGCCCCAACTATTTTGGATTAGTGATGGATTTACTATGATTAATACCAGCCTCCCATTATAAATTATACCAATGTTGATTTCTCCTACCTCACCAGTGAGTCATGCCGTGATGAACTTCTTCTTTCTCCTACCTCGCTGTGATGCAAACAAACCCCAGTttctatttcttcttcttttcattaTCCTAAATTTGTTATGGTTCAAGGCTTTTCCAAACGTGCTTGTTGCATTTGGAGAAGTTTAAGTTCCTTTGCTTCTAGGAAATTTCCGCTAATGATCATTTTGAGTCTCATCTTTAGTTATGCAACATTCCAACTAGCTCTTTAGGTTGAATTCCAGGGGGAGGTATTGTTAAGACAAAAGAGGATGAGTGCGTTGGTTTGTTATAGGGGACAACTCAGAGATGTTGTAGCCATTGGAAAGATAAGCATTGGAGATAGACAAGGTTGTTTGGGTCTTGGAATTGATAACATTGCCCTCATGCAAACGAACTTGCATTTATATAATAGGGACATATCAAGTGAGCAATGAAATTGGTTAAAGTTGGCTGCACAACCATACATGTCTGGTCCAAATTAGTTATATTCCTCTGGTTTATCCTTACTATTTTCTGTAAATATGTGGACCTTATTGATTTAAGTCCCTGGAATAGGGACTATATAGGGACTAATTCCAACATGGGCCAATATTACGGTGATTAAAACCTAAACAATGAAGACTAAGCAACTTTTCCTACATTTCAAGTACAAAAAATAACAAGGATTTTTTAGGGACTAAAATCAAAGTAGTTATTACAGGatgaaaaagttaattaagCTAATTTAATCTTGACTAGTGTTATCAATAATACTGGGGTGGAGTAGAGTAGAGGTTGGCGGCTACAACACCCTTATTTTGTTTCAATGTAGCAAGTGTTGTGGCCACTTTTGCAGCAGAATAGCAGGAATCACGATGCTATCACTTCACTCACATGAGCACTTGCTGAAATGCCCATATAGGCCCTCAAATTAAATAATAGGGTCTTTGTGGGATTGTTTTTGGGATTTGGCCTTAATACACACCAGAACATCTTTCATTCCCTTTTTTCTCATCCTCATTGGTCAGGTAGATAGTCTCAGTCTTATTTAAGATACCTATGACCTTTTTATGTTAATTACGAATGTCAAGAAATTTTGAGTAATTTATAtcgttttttttaagaatttataTGTATATAGATAGTATACATTATATAAACtgaatataaaatttagaatagCCGACATCTGCTATCCCACTATAGCATTTTTGGGGTCGGCTACTCCGTACCGCTATTTGCAATCGATAACACTGATCTTGTCCTTTTCCCTTTATAGTTGTATAGTCAGGATTAAATCCTTTTTCATTATCATCTGACATGCGTGCAATTTATTTATGTGTGTGTGATTATTGTTTCGTAGCTTTCGTGATAGGTGATTCGGTGTGGTGGGAGTATGCTTGTTGTAAATAATGAAATCACAAAAAAGGctgtgttattttttattatctttactTGGTATATCACATGGTGTTTTATCATATCTTGCCCTTCATGTTGTTATATGTTTGATGATAACATTGGTTGCGTCACCATTAACTCCCCTTTTGTTCCATTGACATTTTTGCTTCCAGAAAAGGACTCAGATTTAGGTAGAAGCGTTGGGGCTTCTGCTCAAAGTCCGGTGTCAAACTCGGAGGAGAAAGATCACTTCCATGGCAATAATACTACTCAGTCAAAGGTTAGTCAAGCAACAATGGAGACTAGGCAGACATCAGTCAAGACTACAGATGCAGAGATCAAGCAAGGAAAAGGGGCTTTGCCTGAAGGCTTTTTTGATAATAAAGAAGCTGATTTGCGAGCACGTGGCATCAAGCTTGTTAAACCAGATGTCAAGTAGGTCCCTGATTTATGTCATTTGTGCATCATTACATTACTTCCACGTATTATAGTCAAGAATCTAGTTTGCATGGAATGGAAGTAAAGACAACTGAAATTTACAGACTGTTGTGGCAGAAAATATTTCCTATGAATAATGAAAAGGAGAATAGTGAAGTTCTCGATTATTTTTCTCAACAAGCAGAGTCGGAGTTTTTTGTATAGGCAAATGTTAGTGAGTTATAGTAGTTTCCAAGGTTTGAATCCTGGACCTCCTGGTTAGTACTTTTTCGGTGTCCCTCAACTCACCAACTGAGCTGTTTGCTTGGGACAACATTTTTGAAGTATGCCAAAGAGAACTAGAACAAGAATGATTAATATCATTAGTTGATTGTATATCAACCTTATTTGCTCCTTGCCCAATCACATTTAGGCCTGTTGTCATAACAACATCCTTTGGTAACCTTCCCCTTTCTTCGTCTTTTTAatcgaataaaataaataaatgtatactTGGTGTGTCCATGTTTTTGCATTGTATTTACATTTTTAGAGTAGTATGGAGAACTATCTTGTATATTTTTGATTATGTAGAAACTAGTTTAATTATTTGGAAGATTTCTATACAGTAGAAAGGATTGAAACATAGAATGATATTGATTGCTTTTGAATGCTATCTTAGAGACGAGTACAAGGAATTTGAGAAGTTGATTCAAGAGGATTTGCGGGAGGTGGATGATCGATTGGAAGAAGAAGAGGTAATGATCATTATTTTCCTTCCGCTACTTCTtttcaatcataaattttaacCCTTAAGATGTATATGCACTATAAACATGAAATTTGATCAAATGTTTGACACTATGAGCAGATCGATGCTGCAGAAATGATAGAAGAAGCTGAATCTGTTGAGCAAAGGTATGCTTATCTTTCGTAtttttcattcttcttctttttccaaTTTAATTTGTTCTATTTTCGTACGCAACTTCAACCAATCTCGATATCTTTGTCTATCAACAGGAACTTAAAGGATAAAGTGGAAATGTTGAAGAGGAAGAGATTGGAGCTAAAGGCTTCTAAATCTGCAAAGCTTAGTAAATCTTCTGAGGTTGTAACCAAGGAGTCTAGACATGAAGAGTCATCCAGTGATGACGATGAAAGTGGTGAGAATTTTGCTGTTGACTGGAGAGCACAACACTTGTGAATGATTGCTAAACTAGGCTGTTTGTTGAATTCCCGACCTGGAATATAATTTGTACATTCATATCACATTATGTATGTACAATGATTTTGATTATCATGCTCTTGTCTAAAgtgcagtttttattttaactctCCTTTTTCCGAATTTTCTTAGAGCTATTGGACACCCAAGGTTTTCCTTTTCATTCTTTGACTTGGTGATTTACAAGACATGAGATTTATTGTATGCTTAGCTTTAGATCTGGATTTTTGCCTACTCGTGAGATTTGAACTCATGACACGAGATTTGAGCAAACATATCAACCATTTACAAGGCATTTATGCAACATACttgcaaatttattttatacactaaatttgtaaatatcgTACAGAATTGACATGTACctcatcaattattttatacaccaaatttattaaagtataaaagtaaaataagctattaatatatataaagtcgtgtttttcttatatttgGATCAAAGAAAACATCAAAAAATTCTGATATATGAGACCGGAAGGAGTATTATATTCTAGACATCGccttgaaattattattttccatttttatttacaataccaatgattgttataaataattgagtaaagttaacatttgttttttattttaatcaaaatgcGATTATTGCTAGAAGGATGAAGTAATAATTTCACCTACAAAAAGAGAACAAGATTAACAGATTTATTAATCCACATACTTATATTATGAACCTCATGTTATCCTTCCCGCTGAGATACTCACTCAAATCTTTATTCGCATGATAATTCTTCcaacctaataaaataaatcttcaTCGTGGGGTTcgtttattttagatttaaaaagacgattttgatattttatttttaaatatgatttttataaaaatttatttaaaaataacaaaaactatttcagattatttttgtcaattgaaaaaataatattcaataaCTTACATATTCATTATTAAAGATTCTCTtacacaataaaaattatattttttttaaaaagtatttttcaaaaataatttttataaataattttttaaaataattttttatttaaattatttaaaaatatcattaaaaaaagttaaaacaaatatattaaaatactaaaaataatactagaaaattatttaaactaatttttcataaagttatatataaaaatgatttttcatatttttcatcaaTTGATAAAAGTGATATTGAGCTTTCTAAGGtactatttcctttcctttgtTAGGGTTTCGGTTACATTCTTCCAATCGGTACTGATTTTTGCTTCATACGCCAATGCGGTGAAACAGAACGAGAATCATCGCTTCTAGTATTACCGTGATTGTCTACGACTGAGGTACTTTCAGTTTTCTATGTACTCTCTCTTTTCCTGAAATTGAAGTTTGACATTAAGCTAAGGATCACTTATTTGGATGGATAAACAGCTTATTTAACTGCTTACAGCATTTAAATGCTTATGTGTTTTAATAGCACAAAAGTAAAGTCAAACTGTTTTTGTATAATCTTTTAAGCTTATGAAAATTAACCGAAAATAACTTATAGACATATCCTAAGCTGTTTTCATAAGTGTTTATGCCACTAGATAAAGTCAAATAAACTAATACAAACATGCCCTTAATGTATTGTATATCAAGAGCCTTGTTAGTGCTTTAATTTGTGGTTTTCACGAATCACatgtataactttttttttttaattaggtaTATATAAGACTTTCAATCATTCTTAGATGCCTCGTTGCAAAGACGAGTCCCCTGCAGTTCGTGTCTACACCGTTTGCGATGAATCCAGGTCTGTTTTCTTTGTCTTCTTATCCATTTAGCCAACAAAAACTGTTTTCTTTCATTACTTAACTTATGCCCTCATCATATATGgtttgatttttctatttttgggAGTTTGCAGATATTTGATTGTGAGGAACGTTCCAGCATTAGGTTGCGGCGATGACTTGCTGCAACTCTTTTCATCATACGGAGAAGTAGAGGAGTAAGTCTCTTGGTGCATGTTTGTATTCGTTTTGGGAGAGCCAAAAGTAATTTTGAAgacttaaaatcaatttttgtatgTTTGGGGATTCAAGACTACAATTGATTTTGCCTCTAGAATTGATTAGATGTGTAAGGGAAAGAATGAAATACCTATTGACAATAACCCTTCCCTTGGCCTTGGCTGCTATAGAGATAGAGGGACATGAAAAAGGGAAACAAGTGTATGGAAATAGAATAGAAGATTGAAGTACCCTCCAAATGTATTTAGGATCCTTATAACTTTAGGATCATTGACACGattcaaaagtaattaacaCAGATCACTATTTTTTTTGTCTAGGATTGGTTTCATTCATATACTTATATAGACCAATTATACTTCTATTCATATGTACATGCATACTTCAATTTTTActtctattaaattttatttgaaatgtcAATTATACTTCTATCGATTATTCATACATGCAGTTTTCTATGCGGATCATTTGTACATAGAAAGCGCAATATATATTAGTTTGTATTTCATTTGTACGAACCAactaagaaaatattataacaagAGTTAGAAAGGTTAAGAAACTCATAAGAATTCcaacttttttttaacaaaaatgttaCTATTAATTAAGAAATAAGAATATTATATCATTGACCTTACTCATTGGTTCCAAAACATTCTACAGCAAGAACAAATTGCCTCTTGGACTGTACTTCCttgtaaatgaaatataaacaaaaaaatattagacagatagatcaactttttaaatattctttttacttatattttattacagaGGAGAAAGTGTATAaccaaaatagaaaagaaaagcaGCCTATTAGAAATACAACACTAAACCAAGGGGAATAGTTATAGTCCTCTAATGTCAtaatccaaaatcattttcagcTCTTTTTAATACAGTAGTCACTCTACTGTAAAACTCTGGTTCCTTTTCCTGTATATCATCCAATGTCCGTGACTCATGCTCATCCACCTGAATACAGTACACAAATAACTATGTATCATATAAAGTAAAGTTATTATCTATAAAAAGgattaaagattttaaaaagtcaaaatattgTCTATAAAaaggattaaatatatttttcattcctGTAAAATTagcaaaattttattttgatcccaataaattttgtttattctttttagTCTCtgtatttaacaaaaaatagtgTTCGGTCACTCGCAAGTTTCTTATCAGGGACTAAAAGCacataatttttgtatttttttaggaggataaaacaaataaaactttttttagaATAGAGGCCAAATCAAATTCTGCCAATTTTATAGTAACAGAGAAATATATTTAACCCTATAAAGATTATAATAATTCATTGTGATGCTAGTGAATTAGAGAGAGCATAATAGCCAAATAAACATATCTAATTCCAGCACGTTAAAATCTACTTTGAtcatttctttaaaagatcTTCACACATGCTAGAATCACCCAAGTTAATACTCCATCTTTTTTTAACATCATACTCCATCTTCTTTTCTAGAATATGTGCTATCTCAATTAAATGTACTTATGCCATAATATACATGATTACGAGAAAACCTCTCCACCATTTTTTGTATAACAGCCTTTGTACTATTCACACCAAACCAATTGCAATTTTATAGCAATATTTTGCAACATATTGCTGAATCTTAGTTCTAAATAAAAGCTTAAGACAAATTGAGTTTTTCACCAATATGATGGAGTTACTGAGTTACCTCTTTGAATTTCAAAAGAATCAAATTTGAAATAGACGCCGGTTTTGTGCGGTCCCACcttaacaacaaaaataatgaatagAATAATTAAGTTAGAGAAATTCCAATGAAAAGAGATTGAGAAAGAATGTTACTGACACATATACTAATGTAGGTAATATATCATTCGAGATAACATAGCATAtgaaagtatatatataaatgaaaactACATTACTCAAAGAATGGAAACATGAGAATGGAATCAAAAAAAGCCATCTCTTACCTCACAAGCATTAATTCATTAATTGATCGCCACATTCCTCGTCCAACGTCTTTCGCAATCTGCTCTCTAGCACTTCTTCCATGCCATAATTCTTTAGCAATATACATCACTTCTTCAACATCTACCTATAAAACCGaaacaaaaatgataaacaaaagaaatttcaatttcgttaatttttattcaaaccAGGACAATTTTATATATGCAGTTTAATTGatcctaaatttttaaaagaaccTCTTGAAAAGGTTAAGATATCACATTTAACAGCAAAGGAAGTtgtaattgaacaaaaagttaaCATGGTAGGCTTCATACCTGCACTTGCATGGCAGTTCCATACATCGATTCCTCGTGCTCAATAAGTCGTTGATGAAGAATATGGTAATGATCCATGTCAAAATTGACTACAGGTTCTGTTTGAACATGCAATCCTGCTAAATCCGTCAAAACATAGGAAGCCATAACTTGCCCGAATATTGCAGGGATGGTGCCTAGAACAGGTATGATACGGACCCTAAAACCCGGAACTATCTGGCAAAAGGACCTAGAAATCAGAATTCATAGCTAACATTTTAACAGTGGCTTGACAGgaaagtaaaaaatttacactTCAGGCTTGTTTGACtgtattttggtttttaaaaactttttatacAGTAGTTTTGAAAAGCCGTTTTCCAAAACAAGTACTATCAATGGGAAGATGTTTATTAACAACATTATTGAAAGATCACAAATAGATAGTGATAGTGTATACTATCAATGGATGATAAAAACTGATGAAATCACCTGATAGTCGGAAGGGTTTTCTTCTTCTCCACTTGGAGCCTTAAATGGAAGCAGCTTAACTTTGGGTTTTTCTAAAGAAAACACAACAGGGATGCCACCTTCAATGCCATGATCTTTCCTCAAACGGTGTCTTACCTACGTAGGTATGATTGCAGTAAGAGTTACATGCATAATACTAATAATAGGAAATTAAGAACAAAGAAAAACATAGTTGACATATGAATTTAATCGGTTCTGAACTAATTGGCACCTAGCTGGAATTTGTGGACAATGGACACAAATGGAGTcccttttttaaatattattgtatatTGACAAGACATTTTATAAGATAAAACcgaaaaaattataacaatttccTCATAATTTAATATACTATTTGCATAAATAGCGTGTTGCTAGCACTCTCTTTTATAAATAGTAATTCGAACATGGTGTGGAAATGCAATACATATAGAAGGAATCGAGAGACGGGGTGTTAAACTGCCAACGCAATTAACATATCATTTAAGATCTATAAAATACATTACCGATCGAGATAATGGATCATTAGTAGACTCTCTTAGATCAGCAATGCGTATTCTCGTTGGATCAGCTCTAGCACCAGCCCCTGTTGCAGATAGAACCTTCAAGCCCCTACGTACACATGCAGCAAGAAGTGCCACCTATTACATATAACAAATCAAGCAattgaaaattcaaaacttATAGTTATAACTTCCATACATTTGAGTAAGAATTATTTTTTACGATAACGAGCAAAAGAGAAAAACCTAGTGTCTGTTTAATACTTTAACTTCAAAActtataacaataacaatatagTCAAAATAAGGAGGAAAATTAAGAGGATACCTTGGTATCAATGTTATCAATACAGTCTAGAACAAAGTCAGGGTGACCTGAGAGAATTTCTTCTTCGGTAGATGAATCATATAACATCACTTTTGCATCTATTTGGCACTCCGGAAAGATAGATAAGAAATGCTCCTTAAGACACTGAGCTTTGGGGATGCCAACATCTGCTCTTGTCGCAACAGCGTGTCGATTTAGTGACGAAAGAGAAACCTtctcatttaataaataaataagtactCACATTGTATCAAATTCCTATACAAATTCTTAGCTAGACTAGCAAAACACCAAGAAGGATAAGTTATTTCCAATCAAAACTCCAATTTGTTACTTTTCTTAAACTATAATAGTTATAAAATTTGCACAAGTTATATGTTCCTACACTTCAAGTATGTCATCGGATTTCCAGCCAAATTTACGAAAGCTCAAATTACATTAAGATACATGATATTGGGGATTCACAGCAATTAACATAATTTTCTCATAGTCAGTGGCATCAAAATCTTCAACCATGACAAATTTCGAGAACCATAACTTTTACTCCCTATATTCCTATATACATGTCTTTTAAGGTTGTTCTGCACAAACCAAGAAATAGCTTTGATTAATAAGCAAATTTCAAATATACCCTTACATTTCATCGGTCTACTCACGTTTATTTTCTCTCTAGTTATATAAGTGTAAAATAACTGATAAGGTTAGGATATAATTGACAAATAAGTAGTTTATGTAACATCGAAAACTGAAAATGACAGATAAATAGAAccaatttttttccaaaaataaccgacaattaaaaaggaaaggaaggagtATGTAATAGCCATTTGGAGAAATTTGGACATGAATGGATCGAGTACCAACCGAACCAGGCAGGAAAGACGCAcaaacaaaacacataaaaagcCAGACAagaataaaggaaaaaaaataaacattatcaAGGGGAGAATGAGTCAGCTTAAAAAACCTGGTCAAAGTCAACAAGAAGAAGTTTGCCAATCCCCGACCTCAAGAGCATAGAAGCAGCATGACTGCCAACCCCTCCAAGACCAATCACCACAACATATGACGCACTCACCTTCTGTTGTGATTCAAACCCAAAAAACTGAATGTTCCTAGTTACAGCAGAAACAAtccacccaaaaaaaaaatgttaagtaGAAACCCAATAAAAGATAgatataacataacaaaatacaaaagcCCTAAAGTACAAAACTTATGCATTAACTAAACAACAAGCTCCCACAGTAAGATTGAATCAACGTAGTAACATTTAATTAGATATCCAAGATGGCGGGTCAACATGTAAAGTGTAGACATCTATTGATATACAAGGCGGAAATATTTCATGCCATGTCCAAACTAAAACCAATGTTGTCAATCGTGGATCACGAGAAATAGAGAgttgttcaaattctgctacgCTACAGTGCTTAATCGCCGCTATCTGACAACAGTTTGTACTTTACAGCATATTGTGAAACAATAGCGATTTGTTTAAAATCCGCTACACTATAGCCATTACTTGACAACGGTTCCTAAAACAAACACCAAGCCATAAAGACTACAATAATTAGCTCTAAGCATAAAGACTGTGTATATTATTTGATGTATGAGTGCCTAAAACAAACGCCAAGCCACATAGACTAAAATAGGAGCTTGTGAACAAATAGAAATTAGATTGCAGGTCCTTAGAGCAGGTATTACCAAATGATTCAATTCAACAGCACAAAAGCATTTACATTCAGAAATCATTTCAGCAGAGAAAATGTCAAAATAATTGGCAACAACATGCAATACCTAGTCAGGTGTTCAGAAACAATTTCATCTTTCAGACGATCGTCACTAACCACCTTATCACTCTTCTTTCCAGCAACCTTGCATCCCTCAAAACCTGGAGAAGACacaaaattaaacaattaaaaggATACAGAAAACAACAATCTCATTAAGTTTATGATGGGAAAGTAGGACATAGGCAACAGAAGCATTCATTGGTCAGGTATAACAAGTTGCTTATAATTGACAGCACATTAACAGGCATCTTTACATGTGCAcaattctaaatataaaaaagggaATTGAGCTATTATAAGTTTATAACAAGTAGTAAACACACTGTGCCTTGAACCCTTAGAACACCTCACAAACTAACCATTAATAGGTATCTATGAAGCACTGACACAGACACAAGACATGACACTGACAAATAAACGccggtaataatttgagaaaataaaaataattgaatgtatGTGGAATTGTCGGACACCAGACACGCCTTCAATTTGACGTGTCGTTACTATATAGATAGGAATACCTGCACTAGAAACACTAAATTTTAGAAGCTATACTTTGCCCTCA
It contains:
- the LOC101490228 gene encoding uncharacterized protein isoform X1, coding for MERCKCLALVGGGALLGSISTIFLLKLLQTQKRGVRRKCSQNGTAQINGFEGCKVAGKKSDKVVSDDRLKDEIVSEHLTRNIQFFGFESQQKVSASYVVVIGLGGVGSHAASMLLRSGIGKLLLVDFDQVSLSSLNRHAVATRADVGIPKAQCLKEHFLSIFPECQIDAKVMLYDSSTEEEILSGHPDFVLDCIDNIDTKVALLAACVRRGLKVLSATGAGARADPTRIRIADLRESTNDPLSRSVRHRLRKDHGIEGGIPVVFSLEKPKVKLLPFKAPSGEEENPSDYQIVPGFRVRIIPVLGTIPAIFGQVMASYVLTDLAGLHVQTEPVVNFDMDHYHILHQRLIEHEESMYGTAMQVQVDVEEVMYIAKELWHGRSAREQIAKDVGRGMWRSINELMLVRWDRTKPASISNLILLKFKEVDEHESRTLDDIQEKEPEFYSRVTTVLKRAENDFGL
- the LOC101490228 gene encoding tRNA threonylcarbamoyladenosine dehydratase-like isoform X2 gives rise to the protein MEKALRLLQKGNNLRGVRRKCSQNGTAQINGFEGCKVAGKKSDKVVSDDRLKDEIVSEHLTRNIQFFGFESQQKVSASYVVVIGLGGVGSHAASMLLRSGIGKLLLVDFDQVSLSSLNRHAVATRADVGIPKAQCLKEHFLSIFPECQIDAKVMLYDSSTEEEILSGHPDFVLDCIDNIDTKVALLAACVRRGLKVLSATGAGARADPTRIRIADLRESTNDPLSRSVRHRLRKDHGIEGGIPVVFSLEKPKVKLLPFKAPSGEEENPSDYQIVPGFRVRIIPVLGTIPAIFGQVMASYVLTDLAGLHVQTEPVVNFDMDHYHILHQRLIEHEESMYGTAMQVQVDVEEVMYIAKELWHGRSAREQIAKDVGRGMWRSINELMLVRWDRTKPASISNLILLKFKEVDEHESRTLDDIQEKEPEFYSRVTTVLKRAENDFGL
- the LOC101490228 gene encoding uncharacterized protein isoform X3, whose translation is MERCKCLALVGGGALLGSISTIFLLKLLQTQKSVFSSFIIGSNTFCNLTKSDKVVSDDRLKDEIVSEHLTRNIQFFGFESQQKVSASYVVVIGLGGVGSHAASMLLRSGIGKLLLVDFDQVSLSSLNRHAVATRADVGIPKAQCLKEHFLSIFPECQIDAKVMLYDSSTEEEILSGHPDFVLDCIDNIDTKVALLAACVRRGLKVLSATGAGARADPTRIRIADLRESTNDPLSRSVRHRLRKDHGIEGGIPVVFSLEKPKVKLLPFKAPSGEEENPSDYQIVPGFRVRIIPVLGTIPAIFGQVMASYVLTDLAGLHVQTEPVVNFDMDHYHILHQRLIEHEESMYGTAMQVQVDVEEVMYIAKELWHGRSAREQIAKDVGRGMWRSINELMLVRWDRTKPASISNLILLKFKEVDEHESRTLDDIQEKEPEFYSRVTTVLKRAENDFGL